A DNA window from Drosophila pseudoobscura strain MV-25-SWS-2005 chromosome 2, UCI_Dpse_MV25, whole genome shotgun sequence contains the following coding sequences:
- the LOC4803132 gene encoding UDP-glucuronosyltransferase 2A3-like, with protein MLALRQALISLLVLWPIYSLEAARILAIFPFPGPSQYINVVPYLKALAARGHEVTSINAFPQKKPLHNFRDIPVLEVFNNYDDIITDLGDPMNLWEENDFINKFFVDITRAVFLNKEVQETLLPPGKDHYDLIIVEALRSDAYYGFAAHFNAPIIGVSTFGADWNIDELVGNTSPFSYIPLQTTGFTDRMTFRQRLTNIVDTAIAWLNYNLVHMPKQVEIYEKYLPDAAARVPLNELNRNFSLVLLNQHFSLSFPRPYVPNMIEVGGLHISHKPAPLPKDIDEFIQGSGEAGVIYFSLGSNVKSKDLPAETRETILKTFSSLPQRVLWKFEVDQLPGKPSNVFISKWFPQPDILAHPKVKLFITHGGLLSTIESIHHGKPVLGLPFFYDQFLNVERARQAGFGLSLDHKSLTQQDFKHTIERLLKEPQFADKARQMSTRYRDQPMSPQETAVWWTEYVLRHKGAPHMRVAGQDLNFLVYHSIDVIATLLGGALLGLILVVFVLWKLARFCQGFGQSKTKKQKNQ; from the exons ATGTTGGCTTTGCGGCAGGCGCTGATAAGTCTACTGGTGCTGTGGCCTATCTACAGCCTGGAGGCAGCTCGTATACTGGCGATATTCCCCTTTCCGGGTCCCTCGCAGTACATCAATGTAGTGCCGTATCTGAAGGCATTGGCAGCGCGCGGTCACGAGGTGACCTCCATCAATGCCTTTCCCCAGAAGAAACCCCTACACAACTTTCGCGATATCCCAGTGCTGGAAGTGTTTAACAACTATGACG ATATCATCACCGACCTTGGCGATCCCATGAATCTCTGGGAGGAGAATGATTTCATTAACAAATTCTTTGTGGACATAACACGCGCTGTATTCCTGAATAAGGAGGTGCAGGAGACACTTTTACCCCCGGGAAAGGATCACTACGATTTGATTATTGTGGAGGCTCTACGATCGGATGCGTACTATGGCTTTGCGGCACACTTTAATGCACCCATCATTGGGGTGTCGACGTTCGGGGCTGACTGGAATATCGATGAGCTGGTGGGGAATACCTCGCCCTTTTCGTATATTCCCCTGCAGACGACGGGCTTTACGGATCGCATGACCTTCCGGCAACGTCTCACCAACATTGTGGATACAGCGATTGCCTGGCTCAACTATAACCTCGTGCATATGCCCAAACAAGTGGAGATCTACGAGAAGTACCTCCCCGACGCGGCAGCCAGGGTTCCTCTCAACGAGTTGAACCGAAACTTCTCCTTGGTGCTGCTCAATCAGCACTTTTCGCTGAGCTTTCCGCGCCCGTATGTGCCCAACATGATCGAGGTGGGAGGACTGCACATATCCCACAAGCCAGCGCCATTGCCCAAGGACATTGACGAATTCATTCAGGGCTCGGGCGAGGCAGGAGTCATATACTTCTCCCTGGGATCGAATGTGAAGAGCAAGGATCTGCCAGCCGAAACGCGTGAAACGATACTGAAAACATTTTCCAGCCTGCCACAGCGGGTCCTGTGGAAATTTGAGGTCGATCAGCTCCCTGGAAAGCCATCGAATGTTTTCATCAGCAAGTGGTTCCCCCAGCCAGATATCCTGGCCCATCCCAAGGTCAAGCTGTTCATCACACACGGCGGACTGCTCAGCACCATCGAGAGCATACATCACGGAAAGCCTGTGCTGGGTCTGCCCTTCTTCTACGATCAGTTCTTGAATGTGGAGCGTGCCAGGCAGGCGGGCTTCGGCCTGAGCCTCGATCACAAGTCCCTGACTCAGCAGGACTTCAAACATACCATCGAGCGCCTGCTCAAGGAGCCACAGTTTGCGGACAAGGCCCGCCAGATGTCGACCCGCTATCGTGATCAGCCGATGAGTCCCCAGGAGACGGCCGTCTGGTGGACAGAGTACGTCCTGCGGCACAAGGGTGCCCCGCATATGCGTGTGGCCGGCCAGGACCTGAACTTCCTGGTATATCACAGCATTGACGTTATAGCAACACTCCTGGGCGGTGCTCTCTTGGGCTTGATCCTGGTGGTGTTTGTTCTCTGGAAGTTGGCTAGGTTTTGCCAAGGTTTTGGTCAATCAAAGacgaaaaagcaaaagaatcAGTGA
- the Ugt303A1 gene encoding UDP-glucuronosyltransferase 1-8 isoform X1: MVRRLGFAGLLVVALLGQQTAQTANILAVFAYSFGSSYVLVKPYLQNLVQRGHQLTVISAPVSYMGDIEGVQHIRVESLKKLSKDLEEYDYETEMTSKWAEASFVADYFYNCSKLILEEPGVRSLLQNASAQFSMVILEAAHTDALYGFAKHYNASLVGISAFGGAWNIDFLAGNSAPSVYEPMSALGFSRGLSLVEKMKNLIFISEERLVERFIYLPGQIELYKRYFSFEASSLHEIRKKFSLILLNQHFSLGRVRSNVPNLVEVGGMHLSQKPEPLSAELQVFLDEAVHGAIYFSMNSDMLDKWLPPNMQKTMLNAFARLKQRVVWRTTFQTPNESNNLYVRPWHPQREILNHPNVKLYITQVGLLSIIEASYYAVPMLCIPAYFDQFKNADRLERLGMAKTLDIYALDLEEVVETIHELLNNDSYAKNAKKLSMRFTDQPMTPMETAIWWTEYVLRHNGADHMRIVEQDMSLMQYYSVDIFSVLFGRIGLTALIVIFLGYTVVTIALRTTQYHLRLSIPVVT; this comes from the exons ATGGTGAGGCGCCTGGGCTTTGCTGGTCTGCTGGTCGTGGCTCTACTTGGCCAGCAGACCGCCCAGACTGCCAACATTTTGGCGGTATTTGCGTATTCGTTTGGTTCCTCTTATGTGCTAGTCAAACCCTATCTACAGAACCTCGTCCAGCGGGGACACCAACTGACTGTGATATCGGCGCCAGTCTCTTACATGGGCGACATCGAAGGGGTTCAGCATATACGCGTGGAGAGCCTGAAAAAGCTGAGTAAAG ACCTCGAGGAGTACGACTATGAGACGGAAATGACCAGCAAATGGGCAGAGGCTTCGTTCGTCGCTGATTACTTCTACAACTGTTCCAAGCTGATTCTCGAGGAGCCTGGCGTGCGCTCCCTGCTCCAGAATGCCAGTGCCCAGTTCTCGATGGTTATCCTGGAGGCAGCCCATACAGATGCCCTTTATGGCTTTGCCAAGCACTACAATGCCTCTCTGGTGGGCATTTCAGCCTTTGGTGGGGCCTGGAACATTGACTTCCTAGCCGGCAATTCGGCGCCGAGTGTCTATGAGCCCATGTCCGCTCTGGGCTTCTCCCGCGGCCTCAGTCTCGttgagaaaatgaaaaatctgATATTTATCAGCGAGGAGCGTCTGGTGGAGAGATTTATCTATCTACCGGGTCAGATTGAGCTCTACAAGCGATACTTCTCTTTTGAGGCGAGCAGTCTTCACGAGATTCGCAAGAAATTTTCCCTGATCTTGCTCAATCAGCATTTCAGTCTCGGTCGAGTGCGATCGAATGTACCCAACCTGGTGGAGGTCGGCGGCATGCATCTCAGCCAGAAACCCGAGCCTTTGAGTGCAGAGCTTCAGGTTTTTCTGGATGAGGCCGTGCATGGTGCGATATACTTCTCAATGAACTCGGACATGCTGGATAAATGGTTGCCGCCGAACATGCAAAAGACGATGCTGAACGCCTTTGCTCGGCTCAAGCAGCGCGTTGTCTGGAGAACCACTTTTCAGACACCGAATGAATCGAATAACTTGTACGTGAGACCGTGGCATCCACAGCGAGAGATCCTCAACCATCCGAATGTGAAGCTTTACATCACTCAGGTGGGACTTTTGTCCATCATTGAGGCGTCCTATTATGCTGTGCCCATGCTCTGCATTCCCGCCTATTTCGATCAGTTCAAGAATGCCGATCGATTGGAACGTTTGGGCATGGCCAAGACTCTTGATATTTATGCTCTGGACCTTGAGGAGGTCGTCGAAACGATTCACGAGCTTCTCAACAATGACAGCTATGCGAAAAACGCCAAAAAGCTGTCCATGCGTTTCACCGATCAGCCCATGACTCCGATGGAGACGGCCATTTGGTGGACCGAGTACGTGCTGCGGCACAACGGTGCCGATCATATGCGAATCGTTGAACAGGACATGTCCCTGATGCAGTACTACAGCGTGGACATATTCTCGGTGCTCTTCGGTCGCATTGGACTCACGGCCTTGATAGTGATCTTCTTGGGCTACACTGTGGTCACTATAGCTTTGAGGACCACCCAGTATCATCTCAGACTGAGTATACCTGTGGTAACCTAA
- the Ugt35A1 gene encoding UDP-glucuronosyltransferase — translation MRTPCSLLALGLGLFLLLSVGAADERVQSPKILAVFPFTGRSQYIFAEQYLKELARRGHNVTVINTFGSDKSEPNFRVIGATKIHELMAAFAAAGFSQPAGQWKMLSMTTEFLNMLTANVLEDAAVKALLESHETFDLLIMETVQNEALFGLGQHFGALTIGISSYGTDRHIDELMGNISPLSYNPMLLSSRTEQMSYEERLWNVWEAAVVWLHKRLVHLPTQRQLYGKYFPQAQQSLEQVMDSFSLMLLGQHFSLSYPRPYLPNMIEVGGLHLEQQRTVQPLPADIAEFVEQSPHGVIYFSMGSNIKSADLPPSTRKVLMETLSALPQRVLWKFEADQLEDKPENVFISKWFPQPDILAHPNVKLFITHGGLLSTIESIFFGKPVLGLPVFYDQHLNVQRAKQAGYGLAADLWGSNSTELQSLIHELLDNPSYAEAAQIKSKLYRDQKETALERAVWWTEYVLRHEGAAHLRCASRQLNFVQLHGLDTWGVLGAVAVLSLLVILFVLKLLIEALCYVISKRRRGTENKLKEQ, via the exons ATGAGAACTCCCTGCTCTTTGCTGGCCCTGGGCCTGgggctgtttctgctgctcaGTGTGGGGGCGGCTGATGAGAGGGTCCAAAGCCCAAAGATTTTGGCCGTATTTCCATTTACTGGCCGATCGCAGTACATATTCGCCGAGCAGTATCTCAAGGAGCTGGCGCGACGAGGTCATAATGTGACGGTAATCAACACTTTTGGCAGCGATAAAAGCGAGCCCAACTTTCGTGTGATTGGTGCCACAAAGATACACGAACTGATGGCAG cctttgctgctgctggtttcaGCCAACCGGCTGGACAGTGGAAAATGCTGTCCATGACCACGGAATTCCTCAACATGCTCACCGCCAATGTCCTGGAGGATGCGGCTGTCAAGGCCCTGCTGGAGAGCCATGAGACCTTTGATCTGCTGATCATGGAGACGGTGCAGAACGAGGCCCTGTTTGGTTTGGGCCAGCACTTCGGCGCCCTCACCATTGGCATCTCATCGTACGGCACGGATCGACACATCGACGAGCTGATGGGCAATATATCGCCTCTGTCCTACAATCCCATGCTGCTGTCATCGCGCACCGAGCAGATGAGCTACGAGGAGCGGCTGTGGAATGTGTGGGAGGCTGCTGTCGTGTGGCTGCACAAGCGATTGGTTCATCTGCCCACCCAGAGGCAGCTCTACGGGAAGTACTTCCCCCAGGCCCAGCAGTCGTTGGAGCAGGTCATGGACAGCTTCTCGCTGATGCTGCTGGGCCAACACTTCAGCTTGAGCTATCCCCGACCCTATCTGCCCAACATGATCGAGGTGGGAGGTCTCCACCTCGAACAGCAGCGAACGGTGCAGCCCCTGCCCGCTGACATTGCCGAATTTGTGGAGCAGTCCCCCCACGGCGTCATCTACTTCTCCATGGGATCGAACATCAAGAGTGCCGACCTGCCGCCCTCGACACGCAAGGTCCTGATGGAGACCCTAAGCGCCCTGCCGCAGCGAGTGCTGTGGAAATTCGAGGCGGATCAACTGGAGGACAAGCCGGAGAATGTGTTCATCAGCAAGTGGTTCCCCCAGCCGGATATTCTGGCCCATCCCAATGTGAAGCTGTTCATCACCCACGGGGGCCTGCTCAGCACCATCGAGAGCATCTTCTTCGGCAAGCCCGTACTGGGTCTACCCGTGTTCTACGACCAGCATCTGAATGTGCAGCGGGCCAAGCAGGCGGGCTACGGCCTGGCTGCCGATCTctggggcagcaacagcacggAGCTGCAGTCTCTGATCCACGAGCTGCTCGACAATCCCTCGTACGCGGAGGCGGCGCAGATCAAGTCCAAGCTGTACCGCGATCAGAAGGAAACTGCCTTGGAGCGTGCCGTCTGGTGGACAGAGTACGTGCTGCGTCACGAGGGCGCCGCACACTTGAGATGCGCCTCACGACAGTTGAACTTTGTCCAGCTTCACGGCTTGGATACATGGGGTGTGCTTGGGGCTGTCGCTGTTCTATCACTGCTCgtcattttgtttgtgcttAAGCTTTTAATAGAAGCTTTGTGTTATGTCATCTCCAAACGTCGTCGTGGGACAGAGAACAAATTAAAGGAACAGTAG
- the Ugt304A1 gene encoding UDP-glucuronosyltransferase produces MFIQCQWLIATLLWLVARTEADQILVINPFEMHSQCLLMTPYIEALARRGHQLTVIHAFELCKPIENVRFIRIMDDYEANTDIAEFLYSSTVSKWREAVSIRNYMIKASLNILQNVEVQALLRSNATFDMVVVEPGFTDVMFAFSTHFNASLVGLATCGADWNLNNLMGHDSSPLLEPMLPLGLKAVDSLWSRIYNFYYISEEWLLMQLVFLPKQRQLHDHFFGHLDQSFSEIRQNFALILLNQHFSLFAARPSVPGMIEVAGMHVPLEDPPLTADLKLFIDEAPHGVIYFSLGFDLQTKDLPRETVQMLMDTFEAMPQRVIWKFESNPSAKISGNIYMGGLLPQQAILAHPNVKLFICHGGMLSIIEAAYYAKPVLGFPLFYDQFRNIDRLVVEGAAHILDINAVDREELAETIQRMIKQPEYQQNALFVSKRFRDQPMPPLETAIYWTEYVLRYKGARHMRVSTSHIKLIDYYCLDKLLMIFLRLSFVVGVVFAALSKWTHALDWLTKMALRLQGIQRAA; encoded by the exons ATGTTCATTCAGTGTCAATGGCTTATAGCGACCCTGTTGTGGCTGGTGGCTCGGACAGAGGCCGACCAGATTCTTGTGATCAATCCCTTTGAAATGCACTCGCAGTGTCTACTGATGACACCATATATAGAGGCACTggcacgtcggggtcaccaattgACAGTGATTCATGCCTTCGAACTGTGCAAGCCCATAGAAAATGTGCGCTTTATACGCATCATGGATGACTATGAGGCCAATACGG ACATTGCGGAATTCCTATATAGCTCAACCGTTAGCAAATGGCGTGAGGCGGTTTCTATAAGGAACTACATGATCAAGGCCTCCCTGAATATACTCCAGAATGTGGAGGTGCAGGCTCTACTCCGCTCGAATGCCACATTTGATATGGTGGTAGTGGAGCCGGGCTTTACCGATGTCATGTTTGCTTTCTCCACACATTTTAATGCATCCCTGGTGGGTCTGGCCACATGCGGTGCCGATTGGAATTTGAATAACCTGATGGGTCATGACTCGTCGCCTCTGCTCGAGCCAATGCTGCCGCTGGGTCTGAAGGCCGTGGACAGTCTTTGGAGTCGCATCTACAACTTTTACTACATCTCCGAGGAGTGGCTCCTGATGCAGTTGGTATTCCTGccgaagcagcggcagctgcacGATCATTTCTTTGGCCATCTCGACCAGAGCTTCAGCGAGATCAGGCAAAACTTTGCGTTGATATTGCTGAACCAGCATTTCAGTCTGTTTGCGGCCCGTCCGAGTGTCCCGGGCATGATCGAGGTGGCTGGTATGCATGTCCCCCTGGAGGATCCCCCACTCACAGCCGATTTGAAGCTGTTCATCGATGAGGCGCCGCATGGTGTGATCTATTTTTCCCTCGGCTTTGATCTGCAGACCAAGGATCTACCACGGGAGACTGTACAAATGCTAATGGACACCTTTGAGGCAATGCCACAGCGCGTTATTTGGAAGTTCGAAAGTAATCCATCGGCCAAGATCAGCGGCAATATCTATATGGGCGGACTGCTGCCGCAGCAGGCGATACTGGCCCATCCGAATGTCAAGCTCTTCATCTGCCACGGCGGCATGTTGAGCATCATCGAGGCCGCGTACTATGCCAAGCCTGTGCTGGGTTTCCCTCTCTTTTACGATCAATTCCGCAACATAGATCGCCTGGTCGTGGAGGGTGCGGCCCATATTCTGGACATCAATGCCGTAGACAGAGAAGAGCTGGCCGAAACCATTCAGCGGATGATCAAGCAACCGGAGTATCAGCAAAACGCTTTGTTTGTATCAAAAAGGTTTCGGGATCAGCCGATGCCTCCTCTGGAGACGGCCATCTACTGGACGGAGTATGTCCTGCGCTACAAAGGAGCCCGTCACATGCGCGTCTCCACCTCCCACATAAAGCTCATAGACTACTACTGTCTGGACAAGCTCCTGATGATCTTTCTGCGTCTCTCATTTgtggtgggtgttgtcttTGCGGCGCTTTCCAAGTGGACACACGCCCTTGATTGGTTGACCAAAATGGCACTTCGTTTGCAAGGCATCCAGCGGGCTGCGTAg
- the Ugt303A1 gene encoding UDP-glucuronosyltransferase 1-8 isoform X2, whose product MCGLLCNLVQRGHQLTVISAPVSYMGDIEGVQHIRVESLKKLSKDLEEYDYETEMTSKWAEASFVADYFYNCSKLILEEPGVRSLLQNASAQFSMVILEAAHTDALYGFAKHYNASLVGISAFGGAWNIDFLAGNSAPSVYEPMSALGFSRGLSLVEKMKNLIFISEERLVERFIYLPGQIELYKRYFSFEASSLHEIRKKFSLILLNQHFSLGRVRSNVPNLVEVGGMHLSQKPEPLSAELQVFLDEAVHGAIYFSMNSDMLDKWLPPNMQKTMLNAFARLKQRVVWRTTFQTPNESNNLYVRPWHPQREILNHPNVKLYITQVGLLSIIEASYYAVPMLCIPAYFDQFKNADRLERLGMAKTLDIYALDLEEVVETIHELLNNDSYAKNAKKLSMRFTDQPMTPMETAIWWTEYVLRHNGADHMRIVEQDMSLMQYYSVDIFSVLFGRIGLTALIVIFLGYTVVTIALRTTQYHLRLSIPVVT is encoded by the exons ATGTGCGGTTTGCTTTGT AACCTCGTCCAGCGGGGACACCAACTGACTGTGATATCGGCGCCAGTCTCTTACATGGGCGACATCGAAGGGGTTCAGCATATACGCGTGGAGAGCCTGAAAAAGCTGAGTAAAG ACCTCGAGGAGTACGACTATGAGACGGAAATGACCAGCAAATGGGCAGAGGCTTCGTTCGTCGCTGATTACTTCTACAACTGTTCCAAGCTGATTCTCGAGGAGCCTGGCGTGCGCTCCCTGCTCCAGAATGCCAGTGCCCAGTTCTCGATGGTTATCCTGGAGGCAGCCCATACAGATGCCCTTTATGGCTTTGCCAAGCACTACAATGCCTCTCTGGTGGGCATTTCAGCCTTTGGTGGGGCCTGGAACATTGACTTCCTAGCCGGCAATTCGGCGCCGAGTGTCTATGAGCCCATGTCCGCTCTGGGCTTCTCCCGCGGCCTCAGTCTCGttgagaaaatgaaaaatctgATATTTATCAGCGAGGAGCGTCTGGTGGAGAGATTTATCTATCTACCGGGTCAGATTGAGCTCTACAAGCGATACTTCTCTTTTGAGGCGAGCAGTCTTCACGAGATTCGCAAGAAATTTTCCCTGATCTTGCTCAATCAGCATTTCAGTCTCGGTCGAGTGCGATCGAATGTACCCAACCTGGTGGAGGTCGGCGGCATGCATCTCAGCCAGAAACCCGAGCCTTTGAGTGCAGAGCTTCAGGTTTTTCTGGATGAGGCCGTGCATGGTGCGATATACTTCTCAATGAACTCGGACATGCTGGATAAATGGTTGCCGCCGAACATGCAAAAGACGATGCTGAACGCCTTTGCTCGGCTCAAGCAGCGCGTTGTCTGGAGAACCACTTTTCAGACACCGAATGAATCGAATAACTTGTACGTGAGACCGTGGCATCCACAGCGAGAGATCCTCAACCATCCGAATGTGAAGCTTTACATCACTCAGGTGGGACTTTTGTCCATCATTGAGGCGTCCTATTATGCTGTGCCCATGCTCTGCATTCCCGCCTATTTCGATCAGTTCAAGAATGCCGATCGATTGGAACGTTTGGGCATGGCCAAGACTCTTGATATTTATGCTCTGGACCTTGAGGAGGTCGTCGAAACGATTCACGAGCTTCTCAACAATGACAGCTATGCGAAAAACGCCAAAAAGCTGTCCATGCGTTTCACCGATCAGCCCATGACTCCGATGGAGACGGCCATTTGGTGGACCGAGTACGTGCTGCGGCACAACGGTGCCGATCATATGCGAATCGTTGAACAGGACATGTCCCTGATGCAGTACTACAGCGTGGACATATTCTCGGTGCTCTTCGGTCGCATTGGACTCACGGCCTTGATAGTGATCTTCTTGGGCTACACTGTGGTCACTATAGCTTTGAGGACCACCCAGTATCATCTCAGACTGAGTATACCTGTGGTAACCTAA